From a region of the Marinomonas mediterranea MMB-1 genome:
- a CDS encoding histone deacetylase family protein, which translates to MTTAYLSHYKCEKHKIDPEHPESPFRLGAIQDRLISGQLLDYLTLIDAQAVELEHLYDTHSRNYVDHIISSAPLEGMIELDAETVMTPHSLNAALYAAGAVVQAVDLVMDKKVENAFCAVRPPGHHAEYAKSMGFCFFNNVAVGAQYAITHHGLERIAIVDFDVHHGNGTEDIFQGNRNVLFASSYQHPFYPYSDPGESHDNIIHIPLEAGTNGETFRMAMSNQLLSALDAFRPELIMISAGFDAHKEDSLGQLRLGADDYAWITDQLVVAADKHCDGKIVSVLEGGYHLDALGRAAFQHIRSLMKLR; encoded by the coding sequence ATGACCACGGCTTATCTGTCACATTATAAATGTGAAAAACACAAAATAGACCCAGAGCACCCCGAGTCCCCCTTTCGGCTAGGGGCGATTCAAGACAGGCTTATTTCAGGCCAACTGCTTGATTACTTAACCCTCATTGATGCGCAAGCGGTTGAGTTAGAACACCTTTACGACACGCACAGTCGCAATTACGTCGACCACATTATCAGCAGTGCGCCACTGGAAGGCATGATAGAGCTCGACGCAGAAACAGTCATGACCCCGCACTCACTTAACGCAGCGCTTTATGCCGCGGGCGCCGTTGTGCAAGCAGTGGATCTAGTGATGGATAAAAAAGTCGAGAATGCGTTCTGTGCCGTACGCCCGCCAGGTCATCATGCGGAGTACGCTAAAAGTATGGGCTTTTGCTTTTTTAATAATGTCGCCGTCGGGGCGCAATATGCGATCACACATCATGGGCTAGAGCGCATCGCGATCGTGGACTTTGATGTTCATCACGGCAATGGTACTGAAGACATCTTTCAAGGGAATCGTAACGTGCTGTTCGCTTCTAGTTACCAGCACCCATTTTACCCTTACAGTGATCCGGGGGAATCGCACGATAATATTATCCACATTCCCCTGGAAGCGGGAACAAATGGCGAAACCTTTCGTATGGCTATGAGCAATCAGCTGCTTTCTGCATTGGATGCTTTTCGTCCCGAGTTGATTATGATTTCAGCGGGTTTTGACGCACACAAAGAAGACTCATTGGGGCAGTTGCGATTAGGGGCGGACGACTATGCTTGGATAACCGACCAGCTGGTGGTCGCGGCAGACAAACATTGCGACGGTAAAATTGTCTCTGTACTGGAAGGGGGGTATCACCTCGATGCTTTAGGCAGAGCGGCGTTTCAGCACATTCGTAGTCTAATGAAGCTACGTTAA
- a CDS encoding anthranilate synthase component II → MKVYIIDNYDSFTYNLYQYIGEILMGEQSRGDLESFEVVVKRNDEVTLEDLKAAAPDRIIISPGPGSPDNEAYFGVCAQVIRELGKSIPLMGVCLGMQGICHVFGGNVVKAPLPMHGKTSPISHNGEGIFHDIPDQLEIMRYHSLIAESESLPEVLEVTSSVGHLAVEDFDNHDVIHQGGDFEIMGVRHKQYPIQGIQFHPESFATEGGRDLIKNFLLQA, encoded by the coding sequence GTGAAAGTCTATATTATCGATAACTACGACTCCTTTACGTATAACCTTTATCAATATATTGGTGAAATATTGATGGGTGAACAGTCGAGAGGTGATCTTGAATCTTTTGAGGTGGTGGTAAAGCGTAATGATGAAGTGACACTTGAAGATTTAAAAGCGGCTGCGCCTGATCGTATTATTATTTCTCCGGGTCCGGGCAGTCCCGACAACGAGGCGTATTTTGGTGTGTGCGCGCAAGTCATCCGCGAACTGGGTAAAAGCATCCCGTTAATGGGAGTGTGTCTTGGTATGCAGGGTATTTGTCATGTATTTGGAGGTAATGTTGTTAAAGCGCCTCTTCCTATGCATGGGAAAACCAGCCCGATCTCGCACAATGGCGAAGGGATTTTCCATGATATCCCTGATCAGCTAGAGATCATGCGTTATCACTCATTGATTGCGGAATCAGAAAGCCTGCCAGAGGTGTTGGAAGTGACGTCTTCTGTTGGTCATTTAGCGGTAGAAGACTTCGACAATCATGATGTGATTCATCAAGGTGGCGATTTTGAGATCATGGGTGTGCGGCACAAGCAATACCCTATTCAAGGGATTCAATTCCATCCCGAGTCTTTTGCAACCGAAGGTGGGCGCGACTTAATTAAGAACTTTTTGCTTCAGGCTTAA
- a CDS encoding helix-turn-helix domain-containing protein yields MTVPLPSFYQPFQPTLTSQGQSHFGIDVQLLKPNESLEGVVYAFVQVKVDQPTVYPIVPDGTNILFFSKCRESFGGTQAKILEVPLATPKGEYFGIWFYPGAIRHVFNVDLAEAKGCIHDLDYLQSPKSPELRFVHERIYEQDSFQGRALLCEHLLTSLLSKNSHFSKFVAYLSHALNLINRAEGTLSVDALAAQVGCSARHLNRVFQLHIGASVKTFSQTIRMNCFLKRRSQRSEGVVLPALHHGIDLGFFDQSHLIKSFKKYGVHSLSPTASDFMSGFYNAK; encoded by the coding sequence ATGACCGTTCCCTTACCTTCTTTCTACCAACCGTTTCAGCCGACCTTAACTTCTCAAGGTCAATCGCACTTTGGTATTGATGTTCAGTTACTCAAGCCTAACGAATCCTTGGAAGGGGTTGTCTACGCGTTTGTGCAGGTAAAGGTCGATCAGCCGACGGTTTACCCGATTGTCCCCGATGGAACGAATATCTTGTTTTTCTCGAAGTGTCGGGAGTCATTTGGCGGGACGCAGGCAAAGATTTTGGAAGTGCCACTGGCCACGCCAAAAGGCGAATATTTTGGTATTTGGTTTTACCCCGGTGCCATTCGTCATGTCTTCAATGTGGATTTAGCCGAAGCTAAGGGCTGCATTCATGATCTGGACTATCTGCAATCGCCAAAATCACCAGAGCTTCGCTTTGTGCATGAAAGGATTTATGAGCAAGATAGTTTTCAGGGTAGAGCGTTACTATGTGAACACTTACTGACTTCATTACTCTCTAAAAATAGTCATTTTAGTAAGTTTGTTGCTTACTTGTCACACGCTTTGAATTTGATTAATCGAGCTGAAGGCACGTTATCGGTAGATGCGTTAGCCGCTCAAGTTGGGTGCAGTGCTAGGCATTTGAATCGAGTGTTTCAATTGCACATTGGCGCTTCGGTCAAAACGTTTAGCCAGACCATTCGTATGAATTGCTTTTTAAAACGACGTTCTCAGAGGTCAGAGGGCGTTGTACTTCCCGCCTTGCATCATGGGATTGATCTAGGATTCTTCGATCAATCCCATTTAATTAAATCGTTCAAAAAGTACGGTGTACATTCTCTTTCGCCAACCGCTTCTGATTTTATGTCCGGTTTTTACAATGCGAAGTAA
- a CDS encoding ElyC/SanA/YdcF family protein, translating into MPIPLTLLTLTLALCLLSRFPKLSKCLIILSILLLGLTSWSPVANRLIATVESEYSVFDIAQPVDVVIVLGSGHNEYVNMPAVMQLGRSAIFRLEEGLRILRANPSARLFVSGYGAGGKTPHAEILKQAAIELGIAPTRIITFPLAKDTEDEARMMASFLKDDKERTNNRIALVTEASHLKRAMRFYRNEDINTLPAPAFKLGASESDLRITAAAAYKSQRAFYEWLGLTWQAIKSQILNN; encoded by the coding sequence ATGCCCATCCCGCTAACACTTCTTACACTGACATTAGCTCTGTGTCTGTTATCTAGATTCCCTAAATTGAGTAAGTGCTTAATCATTCTGTCTATTTTACTACTCGGTCTGACCAGCTGGTCTCCCGTTGCAAATAGACTGATCGCCACCGTTGAAAGCGAGTATTCCGTGTTCGATATCGCTCAACCCGTTGATGTTGTCATTGTGCTCGGCAGTGGGCACAACGAGTATGTAAATATGCCAGCGGTGATGCAGCTTGGTCGCAGTGCTATTTTCCGCTTAGAAGAAGGCCTTCGTATACTTCGAGCCAACCCAAGCGCTCGCCTTTTTGTATCTGGATATGGTGCTGGCGGAAAAACACCTCATGCGGAGATATTGAAACAAGCGGCCATAGAGTTAGGCATCGCACCAACGAGGATCATAACCTTCCCTCTGGCAAAAGACACGGAAGACGAAGCTCGCATGATGGCCTCATTTTTAAAAGACGACAAAGAACGAACCAACAATAGAATCGCTTTGGTAACGGAAGCGTCGCATTTAAAACGCGCGATGCGCTTTTATCGCAATGAAGACATAAATACCCTACCAGCCCCCGCGTTTAAATTAGGCGCTAGCGAAAGCGACTTAAGAATCACGGCAGCGGCGGCTTATAAAAGCCAACGCGCGTTTTATGAATGGCTTGGTTTGACATGGCAAGCGATTAAAAGCCAGATACTTAACAACTAA
- a CDS encoding Trp family transcriptional regulator, producing MQKLIQFLREVENDAQMERKLNALLTPNEVSEMQHRLQIFELLRQGIPQREIAKQLGVGIATVTRGSRAFKELQKNDSV from the coding sequence ATGCAAAAATTGATTCAATTTTTACGCGAAGTGGAAAATGACGCGCAGATGGAGCGTAAGCTCAATGCGTTGTTAACGCCCAATGAAGTGAGTGAAATGCAGCATCGTTTACAGATTTTTGAGCTGTTGCGACAAGGTATTCCACAAAGAGAAATAGCTAAACAATTGGGGGTCGGTATTGCGACCGTCACTCGAGGCTCCAGAGCCTTTAAGGAATTACAAAAAAATGACTCCGTTTAA
- the fabA gene encoding bifunctional 3-hydroxydecanoyl-ACP dehydratase/trans-2-decenoyl-ACP isomerase, whose product MQFSHSDILAMSEGGFFGEGNAQLPSDLMLMVDHIDQLGFTGGHYGRGFLSAQLAIRPDHWFFACHFKGDPVMPGCLGLDALWQLLGVFLGCSGLPGKGRALGVGNVRFSGQIYPDDSRIEYHIHVKRIIKKPLGMGIADGFVLLNDKVIYEAKDLKVGLIR is encoded by the coding sequence ATGCAATTTTCCCATTCTGATATTTTAGCCATGTCTGAAGGCGGTTTTTTCGGCGAAGGCAATGCACAGTTACCCAGTGATTTGATGCTTATGGTGGATCACATTGACCAATTGGGGTTCACTGGTGGTCACTATGGTCGGGGCTTCTTAAGTGCTCAGCTTGCGATTCGCCCTGATCATTGGTTTTTCGCGTGTCACTTTAAAGGTGACCCCGTGATGCCGGGCTGTCTGGGGTTAGATGCTTTATGGCAGTTGTTGGGCGTGTTTTTAGGGTGTTCAGGTTTGCCGGGAAAAGGGCGTGCGTTAGGTGTTGGTAATGTGCGCTTTTCAGGGCAAATTTACCCCGATGACAGCCGCATTGAGTACCATATCCATGTGAAACGCATCATTAAAAAGCCATTGGGCATGGGCATCGCCGATGGCTTTGTCTTGCTGAACGATAAGGTTATCTATGAAGCAAAAGACCTAAAGGTGGGCCTAATTCGTTAA
- a CDS encoding EAL domain-containing protein, with translation MVLAKSRHKLFVLSQKLYSRKSLIIIVSCAVSTLITFSLSHFMLQHSEKNGLNRYSNSILQNIQYKKDDIGQILSKPIVSIDNLCSDDDITFLREYLWSHKYIKDVGRIVNDDVACTAGWGKLTTPVQLPTPTKSWPSGSKHWRNVNDMFRDNVRVNLLAYKNTIVVLAPTSYEQNLLKPPHTDLAIATADGQYVFQVVGDLSSNELMEKVKSTNFHQLAIHTCLKDNSICVWAFKKKSGLWAQSDFFLGFLSVIAVLISGGLFQLLNTIYNTRNSMQSRLKRALLHKSLFVVFQPKVNLQDERITGIEALVRWQDEHFGTVPPDEFVTVAEQYQLMPLLSRLVIEKSLQEAGELLKNDSSLHLSINLSMADLSDESLLEFIDLQRSQQGIAKHRLIFEITERSAVGFDQIEQSVDRFVSHGYRISLDDFGTGYANLSWLSKIKAAEIKVDKIFTQSIGKNTTNQNMLSAIFKLVENLELQTVFEGIESKEQADYIVSQNKNAIGQGWLFAKPMKIEELQQFIKTKTSYSESQQKQDDFALT, from the coding sequence ATGGTCCTTGCTAAATCGCGTCATAAGTTGTTTGTGTTAAGCCAAAAGCTCTACTCTAGAAAATCACTCATAATAATCGTCAGTTGTGCTGTGTCGACGCTCATCACCTTTTCGTTGTCACACTTCATGCTGCAACATTCAGAGAAAAACGGGCTTAACCGTTACTCCAACTCTATCTTACAAAACATTCAATATAAAAAAGACGATATTGGTCAGATACTTAGCAAACCAATCGTATCAATAGACAACCTCTGCTCTGACGATGACATTACATTCCTGCGAGAATACTTGTGGTCACACAAGTACATTAAAGATGTCGGACGCATTGTAAACGACGATGTCGCTTGTACCGCAGGATGGGGCAAGCTAACCACACCAGTCCAACTTCCCACTCCCACTAAAAGCTGGCCGAGTGGCTCCAAACACTGGCGCAACGTCAATGATATGTTTCGTGACAATGTACGAGTCAATTTGCTAGCGTACAAAAACACGATCGTCGTATTAGCGCCGACGTCTTATGAGCAAAATTTACTGAAGCCGCCCCACACGGATTTAGCCATTGCAACAGCAGATGGTCAGTATGTATTTCAAGTTGTCGGAGACCTCAGTTCAAATGAGTTAATGGAAAAAGTGAAATCCACCAACTTCCATCAACTCGCGATACATACCTGCTTAAAAGATAACAGCATCTGCGTTTGGGCCTTCAAAAAGAAAAGTGGCCTGTGGGCGCAAAGTGATTTTTTCCTTGGTTTTCTGAGCGTGATTGCCGTCTTAATTTCAGGCGGGCTATTTCAACTGTTGAACACCATCTACAACACTCGAAACTCGATGCAAAGCCGACTGAAACGAGCTCTTTTACATAAGTCTCTGTTTGTTGTTTTTCAGCCCAAAGTTAACTTACAGGATGAGCGAATCACAGGAATCGAAGCACTGGTACGGTGGCAAGATGAACATTTTGGTACTGTGCCACCGGACGAGTTTGTAACCGTTGCAGAGCAATATCAGTTGATGCCGCTCTTATCTCGCCTCGTTATCGAGAAGTCGCTGCAAGAAGCAGGTGAACTGTTGAAAAATGATTCAAGTTTGCACCTCAGCATTAACTTATCAATGGCCGATTTATCAGATGAAAGTCTTCTGGAGTTCATCGATCTTCAGCGTTCTCAACAAGGCATTGCAAAGCACCGACTAATATTCGAAATAACCGAAAGATCCGCGGTAGGATTCGATCAAATAGAGCAATCCGTAGACCGATTTGTATCTCACGGCTATCGAATCTCCTTAGACGATTTTGGCACTGGCTACGCGAACCTGTCTTGGTTAAGTAAAATAAAAGCCGCGGAGATCAAGGTAGACAAAATATTTACTCAATCAATTGGCAAGAACACCACTAACCAAAACATGCTGAGCGCTATTTTTAAACTGGTTGAAAACCTTGAACTTCAAACAGTTTTTGAAGGGATTGAGAGCAAAGAGCAAGCTGACTACATTGTGTCCCAAAACAAGAACGCCATTGGTCAGGGCTGGCTGTTCGCAAAACCGATGAAAATAGAAGAATTACAGCAATTTATAAAGACTAAAACCAGCTATTCTGAAAGCCAACAGAAGCAGGATGACTTTGCTTTAACGTAG
- a CDS encoding cupin domain-containing protein: protein MKIIRSKEFTADKAWKAIDIANMQGITTRLHWTDQAYKWHVNDGEEVFVVLDGQVEMQYKEGSTIQTTQLNTGDIFFASVGTEHVATPLGEARILVVEKEGSV from the coding sequence ATGAAAATAATTCGTTCGAAAGAATTTACAGCCGATAAAGCGTGGAAAGCCATTGATATTGCCAATATGCAAGGTATTACCACTCGCCTTCATTGGACCGATCAAGCTTACAAGTGGCATGTAAACGACGGAGAAGAGGTATTTGTCGTGTTAGATGGGCAGGTAGAAATGCAATACAAAGAAGGGTCAACAATCCAAACGACACAACTGAATACTGGCGATATCTTCTTTGCTTCGGTTGGAACGGAGCATGTTGCTACCCCACTTGGCGAAGCCAGAATATTAGTGGTTGAAAAAGAAGGCAGTGTTTAA
- the ggt gene encoding gamma-glutamyltransferase, which yields MNRQTFSSSLTALCAMFAVNNDAWANQAADAVAPEHSSGFHSTQLNISNDWMVTAANPTASQAGADVIQKGGSAIDAMVAIQLMLGLVEPQSSGIGGGAFLVYWDANANKLTTFDGRETAPQAATPRLFQNENGEPLKFYDAVVGGRSVGTPGTLKLLWDTHQKYGKLAWSDLIEPIAKRAESGFEISPRLATLITKDSKRLSRFPETKAYFFDEKGEPKKQGTLLKNPDYAATLRRIAADGADAFYKGEIAQDIIETVQGAPGNPGVLSQIDFDSYQIKERSPVCVAYQQYDVCGMGPPSSGALTVGQILGLTSAFPLNEWGPDAAESWQVLGDASRLAFADRGRYMADEDYVPMPTAGLLDKNYLANRANLITPKTALNSVDAGSPPWQYATTLGDDIAIELPSTSHFNVVDKDGNVVSITTTIENGFGSRLMTNGFLLNNELTDFSFKSHDKEGHPIANRLEPGKRPRSSMSPTIIMKNGKPYMAIGSPGGSRIIGYVAQSIIAHTQWGMDIQSAINLPHILNRFGTMDLEKGTDAERHKAALEAMGFKVNVRDLNSGLHAIRITDDGQLEGAADPRREGTAIGG from the coding sequence ATGAATAGACAGACCTTTTCGAGTTCACTTACCGCACTGTGTGCAATGTTTGCCGTAAATAATGACGCTTGGGCAAATCAAGCCGCTGATGCTGTCGCACCAGAACACAGCAGTGGCTTTCATTCAACGCAACTTAATATCTCAAATGACTGGATGGTCACAGCGGCTAACCCAACAGCGAGCCAAGCTGGGGCTGACGTTATTCAAAAAGGTGGCAGTGCGATTGACGCCATGGTGGCAATTCAATTGATGCTCGGTCTTGTGGAGCCGCAATCTTCTGGTATCGGTGGTGGCGCATTTTTAGTCTACTGGGATGCAAACGCCAACAAATTGACAACCTTTGATGGGCGGGAAACCGCACCTCAGGCCGCGACGCCGCGTCTTTTTCAAAATGAAAATGGCGAACCGTTGAAATTTTACGATGCAGTGGTTGGGGGGCGTTCAGTCGGTACGCCCGGTACCTTAAAGTTATTGTGGGACACTCACCAAAAGTACGGAAAACTCGCGTGGTCGGATCTCATTGAACCCATTGCGAAACGTGCGGAATCGGGATTCGAAATCAGTCCTAGACTCGCGACGCTCATTACTAAAGATAGTAAGCGCCTATCTCGTTTCCCCGAAACCAAAGCCTACTTCTTTGATGAAAAGGGCGAGCCAAAAAAACAGGGTACATTGCTTAAGAACCCTGACTACGCGGCAACCTTGAGGCGCATCGCGGCGGACGGAGCCGATGCGTTTTATAAAGGCGAAATTGCACAAGATATCATCGAGACCGTTCAGGGCGCACCGGGAAATCCTGGCGTATTGTCTCAAATCGATTTCGACAGCTATCAAATAAAAGAGCGCTCCCCTGTGTGCGTTGCCTATCAGCAATACGATGTGTGCGGCATGGGACCTCCTAGTTCTGGCGCGCTCACCGTCGGACAAATTTTAGGCTTAACTTCTGCGTTTCCCTTAAATGAGTGGGGGCCAGATGCAGCCGAATCTTGGCAAGTATTGGGAGATGCGTCGCGTCTCGCATTCGCTGACCGAGGTCGTTATATGGCAGATGAAGACTATGTGCCCATGCCAACCGCAGGCTTGCTCGACAAAAACTACTTAGCGAACCGCGCCAATCTAATTACACCAAAAACCGCTCTGAATTCAGTCGACGCTGGTTCCCCACCTTGGCAATACGCCACGACACTCGGTGACGATATTGCCATTGAGCTTCCGTCTACCAGCCATTTTAATGTCGTGGACAAAGACGGTAACGTCGTCTCGATCACTACCACAATCGAAAATGGCTTTGGGTCGCGTTTAATGACCAATGGTTTTCTACTAAATAACGAACTAACCGACTTTTCATTTAAAAGTCATGACAAAGAAGGTCACCCGATTGCCAACCGTTTAGAACCCGGAAAGCGTCCACGTTCTTCCATGTCACCGACTATTATCATGAAAAATGGAAAACCCTACATGGCGATTGGATCACCGGGTGGCAGCCGTATTATTGGCTACGTTGCGCAATCCATTATCGCGCATACGCAATGGGGGATGGATATTCAATCGGCGATCAACTTACCGCACATATTGAACCGTTTCGGAACAATGGACTTAGAAAAAGGCACCGATGCAGAACGTCATAAAGCGGCATTGGAAGCAATGGGCTTTAAAGTCAACGTACGAGACCTCAACTCCGGCCTACATGCTATTCGCATAACCGATGATGGCCAACTCGAAGGCGCTGCCGATCCAAGGCGCGAAGGCACTGCGATAGGAGGGTAA
- a CDS encoding anthranilate synthase component I, with amino-acid sequence MTPFKKVPPRIELPRKPKYVTISSNCDFFGLFKKVEKRFENCFMLESLGEDSYISRHSIIGFDPEKQLWAEGNQLFIQERDGATESYESDNPYYLLRSIVPQNIISRGYAGGLTGYIGYDSMNYFEPSLDLQTSDMFDGFRFGLYTDGLILDKMTGEVFYFYYENNRLELVEEMLNAPIPENGALTITPTGDSMSRGDHADAVAKVKEDIIDGKIFQVEVGFKKWFELDGDTIGIYEQLREVNPSPQMYYVKFGEQKVIGASPELLFRLRQGEMETFPLAGTAKRGVDEKEDRDFARVLLNDPKEIAEHNMIVDLHRNDIGRVARFGTVKVRSLMDIKRFSHVQHISSEIVGIIADEHDMFSALASNFPAGTLTGAPKIEAMKIIDDLESDGRGPYGGAVGQFSFNGDCMFAIPIRTVFANGKKAYVQTCGGNVYDSNAADEFEEIQRKFAGTKRVLDQFSPQNEQ; translated from the coding sequence ATGACTCCGTTTAAGAAAGTGCCACCGCGCATAGAGCTGCCGCGTAAACCTAAGTACGTGACGATCAGTTCTAACTGTGATTTTTTTGGGCTTTTCAAGAAAGTTGAAAAGCGCTTTGAGAACTGTTTTATGCTGGAATCCTTAGGCGAAGACAGTTACATCTCGCGCCATTCGATTATTGGCTTTGATCCAGAGAAGCAGTTATGGGCCGAAGGCAATCAGTTGTTTATTCAAGAAAGAGATGGAGCGACGGAGTCTTATGAGTCGGATAACCCTTATTACCTATTGCGCAGTATCGTGCCGCAAAACATCATCTCACGTGGTTATGCGGGTGGTTTAACGGGTTATATTGGCTATGACAGTATGAACTATTTTGAACCCTCGTTGGATCTACAAACGTCGGATATGTTCGATGGTTTCCGCTTTGGCTTGTATACCGACGGTTTGATTCTCGACAAAATGACGGGAGAAGTTTTTTACTTCTATTACGAAAACAACCGTCTTGAGCTAGTGGAGGAAATGTTGAATGCGCCGATTCCTGAAAATGGCGCGTTAACGATTACGCCAACGGGCGATTCTATGAGCCGTGGAGACCATGCTGACGCGGTTGCGAAAGTGAAAGAGGACATTATCGACGGCAAGATTTTTCAGGTCGAGGTTGGCTTCAAGAAGTGGTTCGAGTTGGATGGCGACACTATCGGTATCTATGAGCAGTTGCGAGAAGTGAACCCGTCGCCGCAAATGTATTATGTGAAGTTTGGCGAGCAAAAGGTGATTGGCGCAAGTCCAGAGCTGTTGTTCCGCTTACGACAAGGTGAAATGGAAACCTTCCCGCTTGCTGGAACCGCGAAGCGCGGTGTTGATGAAAAAGAAGACAGAGATTTCGCGCGGGTTCTTTTGAACGATCCTAAAGAAATTGCAGAGCATAATATGATCGTCGATCTGCATCGAAATGACATTGGACGTGTTGCGCGTTTTGGTACGGTTAAAGTCCGTTCCTTGATGGATATTAAGCGTTTTAGCCATGTTCAGCATATCTCCAGTGAGATCGTCGGTATCATTGCGGATGAGCACGATATGTTCTCTGCGCTTGCGAGTAACTTTCCTGCAGGCACGTTAACAGGCGCACCAAAAATTGAAGCGATGAAGATCATTGATGATCTTGAGAGTGATGGCCGTGGCCCTTATGGCGGTGCCGTGGGGCAGTTTTCTTTTAATGGTGATTGTATGTTCGCTATTCCTATTCGTACGGTATTTGCCAACGGTAAAAAGGCTTACGTGCAAACCTGTGGTGGAAACGTATACGACTCAAATGCCGCCGATGAATTTGAAGAAATTCAACGTAAATTTGCTGGCACGAAACGCGTGCTTGATCAGTTCTCGCCGCAGAACGAACAGTAA
- a CDS encoding antibiotic biosynthesis monooxygenase family protein, producing the protein MPKVIRVFRVEIVPELRIEFEEKFRRISVGALDSQPGCLDITIGFPSPTTPNEYSMISTWESHEKLVEFLGDKWDQALIPDGMEHFAKHYSVHHYTVA; encoded by the coding sequence ATGCCAAAAGTGATTCGTGTATTTCGTGTCGAAATCGTTCCTGAACTTAGAATCGAATTTGAAGAAAAGTTTCGCCGTATTTCAGTTGGCGCGCTTGACTCGCAGCCGGGTTGCCTTGACATAACCATCGGCTTTCCATCACCTACGACTCCCAATGAATATTCCATGATATCAACATGGGAAAGTCACGAAAAACTGGTCGAGTTTCTTGGTGATAAATGGGATCAAGCCTTGATCCCAGACGGGATGGAACATTTTGCTAAACACTACTCAGTGCATCACTACACAGTCGCCTGA